The Caldicellulosiruptor acetigenus DNA window TTTTCGATAGTCTCAAGAGTTGTCGCGTCAATAACTTTATCTATTGAAATAATTTCGCATTCTGTCTCTTGTGTTACAAGCTTTAGCTTATATGTTTTGTTTCTTACAAGATTCTTTTTCCCAAGCCAAAACAGATTTGCCCTGAATGTATCTGAAACATATAAAGTGTTATCATCTTTATGAACAATAATCTCTCCCCTTTTGTTAAAAAACTCATCTTCAATAGTAATCCCTACAGACATTCCTGCCATAACTTCATTCTTGTTATTGTTTTCTGGCCAAAATTCAATTGATTTAACTTTGCTAACCTTTCCTTCTGGCAGGATTTTTATTTCATCTCCCGCTTTTAATCTTCCAGACTCAAGTCTACCAGCTATGATTCTCCTCTGGTCAAACTTGTACACATCCTGTATAGGAAATCTCAAAGGTTTGTCTTCCAATTCTTTGTCTTTTTCAAAAAGGTCCAAAGCCTCAAGTAAAGGCTCTCCTTTGTACCACGGCATTTTATCAGACTTTCTTGTTATGTTCTCTCCTAAAAAGGCTGATACTGGAATGTACTTTTGGGGATATACATTGAGCTTGTCCAAAAAGCTGGATATTTCGTATTTGATTTCTTTGAACTTTTCTTCTGAAAAGCCTATCATGTCCATTTTATTAACTATAACATACACTTTTTGTATTCCCAATAAGGATAGAATATAAGCATGTCTTTTTGACTGTTCTTGCACACCTTCAGCAGCATCAATAACAAGAAGTGCTGCTTCTGCATTTGCAGCACCTGAAATCATGTTTTTGAGAAATTCCTTATGCCCTGGCGCATCAATAATCAAATAGTCCCTTTTTGGGGTTGAAAATTTTATCTGGGTCGTGTCAATTGTAATTCCTTGTTTTTGCTCTTCTTCTAATGCATCTAAAAGGTATGCATATTCAAAGGGTCTACCTTTTTCTTTGCATATTCTCTTTACTCTTTCTATTGCAGCTTCAGGAACAGATTTGGTATCATAAAGAAGTCTTCCGATAATTGTAGATTTACCATGGTCAACGTGACCTACTACTACAATCTTAAGTAGCTCTCTTGCTGTCATAACTCCAAATACCTCCTCATGCATAGTCTTACATGTACCCTTCTTTTCTCAGTTTTTGCATTGCATATGCATCTTCTTGGTCTTGAGCTCTTCCTGCTCTTTCATTAATTTTGGTATTTTTTAACTCTTCGATTATATCATCAATTGTTGTTGCGTTTGACTCAACAGGGAAGGTGCAAGGTGCACATCCAAGAGATCTATACCTCTTACCATTTTTAGCAAAATACAAATCGATGACCGGGATGTTTTCACGTTTGATGTACATCCAAATATCAATTTCTGTCCAGTTAAGCAAAGGATGAACTCTTACATGGCTTCCTTTAGGAAAATCTGTATTGAACTGGTTCCAAAACTCGGGTGGCTGATTTGTATAGTCCCATTCAGAATCCTCATTTCTCAGGCTAAAGAACCTCTCTTTAGACCTTGAGCCCTCTTCATCCCTTCTGATACCAAGTATCAAAGCTTCAAACTTGTATTTATTAATTACCTGCTGGAGCGCATCTGTCTTTAGGGCCTTGCAGCAAACAAGCCTTCCCTTTTCAGGTCCCATCCCTTGTTTTAGTGCTTCTTCATTTATGTGGACAATTAAATCAAGGTTGTATTCTTTAGCCAATTTATCTCTGTATTTTATCATTTCTGGAATTTTATATGTGGTGTCTATATGAATCAATGGAAACGGGCAATGTCCAAAAAATGCTTTTTTGACCAGCCACAAAAGGACTGTCGAATCTTTTCCTATTGACCATAGCATTGCTATTTTGCTAAATTTGCTATAGGCTTCTCTCAAAATGTATATGCTTTCTGCTTCTAATCTATCTAAGTGATCCATTTTATTCTTCCCTCCTAATATGTGGTGTTATCATTAGGATTTTGGATAATTACTTCTTTTTCGCCACTTGGCTTTTCAAAAAACCAATAAAGTAAATCATTTTCTTTTTTCACGTACATAATAGTTCTTCTTCCGCCAATATCTGCTCCTAAAAAGTATTTTATTGCTTGAAATCTACACTCCTTTACACATGCCGCACAGCCCCAGCAATCCCGTGGGTCTCTTATAAATGCTTTTTTATTTTCATCTATGATAATTAAATTACCTGGGCAAATTTCAGCGCATTTTCCACATCCAACGCATCTTTGTCTGTCAATCCTTATGCTCATATACCTCATCCTTTTTTACTAAGCTTCTAAAGATTATCTTGACTTTGCCGTCTTCAAAGCGGGAATTTACATACTTTAAAAAGTTCTCATCATCCTTATAAGGATAATCAACAAATTCTTGAAACGCTCTCCATCTTGTTTCTTTCCTTGCTTCTAAGTGATGTAGCAAAACTTTGCAAACATAGAGTCTGTCAATAAGTTCATAAATTTGCATGAGCTGATAAGTATTTTCTGCTCTTAAATTTTGGGCAAGTGAAAGAAGTTCCTCTATTCTTTCTTTTGCAACTTGTAGCCCTTTTAGATTGTATGCATAACCTGTCGAAATCCCACCAGCATAAACATCCATTACTTTTTGCATAGCTTCTTCTAATTCTTCTGTGGTGTACAAAGGAGAAGTATTGTTGAAAAATCTCTGCACTTCATTGAGTTTTTGCTCTATTGAGGATATATCTAAGGTTTCAAACTCTTTATCTTTTATATACTCCAATGCAGAATTTGCAGCTATTTCAGCCTCTGCAAAACAGCCTGTCACATACTTGTGAGGACACCCACCAACAACATCCCCTGCTGCAAATAGGCCTTTTAGGGTTGTTTGTCTCTTTGTGTCTACCCAATAACCACTTGCTGAATGTCCACCAACAATATATGGCTCTGAACCTTCAATTTCGACATTCTCAACCGATGGCCCTTTGCCACTGTCGATCCACTTAAGAGTTTGTGAAGGTGCCATGTGAAGGTAAGCTTTTATCAGTCTTTGCTCATCCTCTTTTGAAATCCCTACTGTTTTTAAATAACATGGACCTCGGCCTGCTTTTATTTCCTCAATTGTTGAGAATACTCTGTTGTATGTGGTAGGTCTTCCATATTTTCTTTCATAGCACTCACCTTTTGAATTAACAAACTCTGCTCCTACCTCTTGAGCGATTGTTCCTGTTGGGGCTAACGTATCCTTGCAACGAAGCGCAATAAATCTAACTTCATAACTTGTCATCTCACAACCTGCTCTAATTCCCATTGCATACCCAGAACCCACATTGAAAGGTGGATACCACATCTTGTGTCTTGAAAATCCAGGGTTGTTGGGCCTGTAGAGTCCCGCAGCACCACCTGTTGCACAGATTACAGCCTTGGCAGTGATAATGTAAAAAACATTGCTATTTATAGAGAATCCATATGTCCCTATTACTTTATTGTCTTTGACGATGTAATCAATGATATTCACATGATTTAGCACTTTGATATTTCTTTTACTCTCAACTGCTTTTGCTAAAATTGGTTTTATATTTTCGCCGTTAATTTTTATGTTTCTCTTACCTCTTGCCAAGTATTTCCCATTTGAATCTTTTAAAATGACAAGACCCATATCTTCAATCTTTTTAGTAACCTCGTTTAATCTCAACGCAATTGTGTAGACCAAGTCTTCTCTTACAATATTTTCATAATCTTCTTTAACATATTGCAAATATGTCTCTGGAGTTTCACCTTCTGTGATATAGGCATTGAGAGCATTGACGCCTGCAGCAAGGCATCCGCTTCGCTTAATGTTTGCCTTTTCTACAATCAAAACATTAGCATTTGACGCTTTTTCGGCAATTGTTATTGCAGCAAAGCAACCAGCCGTTCCACCACCAATTATGAGTATGTCGGTTTTGAGCATCTTTACCTCAAAATTCATGAGCTTTCTCACCTTTCTTGAAAATAAAGATCATAATCAAACCTTTTCAAGTGCCTGGTAAAAATCTTCTATTATGTCTTCTACATCCTCAAGGCCAACACAAATTCTTATCATATCTTCATAAACACCCATAGCTTCTTTTTCTTCAACATCAAAGCTTGCATATATAGTTGATGCAGGATGCACAACAAGTGTTCTTACATCCCCTATATTGGTTGAATTTATTGCATACCTCAATGAATCTATCACTTTAAAAGCATTCTCCTTTGTTCCAACTCTTATAGTCAATATTGCTCCGTACTTGCCACCAAACTGCTCTGTTGCAAGTTGATGATATATACTTTCTTCAAGCCCAGGGTAATTTACTGAAATAACCTTCTTATTTTCTTTTAGAGCTTTTGCAAGGCAAAGAGCATTTTCACATATTCTTTCCATGCGAACACCTAAAGTCTCAAGCCCGATAGTGGTTAAAAATGCATTAAAAGGTGATATACAGGCACCAAAATCCTTCAAGAGATTATTTCGAAGTCTTGCGATATATGCAAATTCACCATACTTTTTGTAATCTTTTAGCAACGGATACTTATCGTAATCAATTTTCGTGTTACCGCTTGCTACTACAATTCCGCCAATACAGCTGCCGCTTCCATTAATAAACTTTGATGTTGAATGAACCACTACATCAGCACCAAGTTTTATGGGTTTTACAAGATACGGTGTTGTGACAGTGCTATCAACAATAAGTGCAATGCCATGCTTATGTGCAAGCTCAGCAATTTGTCTGATATTTGGGACATCAAGTCTCGGATTTCCTATTGTTTCGATAAAAATTACTTTAGTTTTGTCTGTTATATGCTTTTCAAAGCTCTCAAGGCTGCTATCTTCTGCAAATCTTGTCTTAATACCAAGGTTTTCAAATGATCTGAACAATGAATATGTGCCACCAAAAATCCCGCTTGCTGATACAATTTCATCTCCATTTCTTACTAAATTCAATATTGCTAAGGCAACGGCTGCCATGCCAGACGATGTGGCAACAGCAGCAATGCCTTCTTCTAAAAATGCTATTCTTCTTTCAAATGCTTCAACTGTGGGATTGTTAATCCTTGTATATATAAAGCCCGGCTTTTTGCCAGAAAAAACCTCTTCCAACTCACGTGCAGTTTCGTATTGGAAAGAATTACATTGGTATATTGGAATGTTTGTTGCTCCCTTATCTTCTTTGGGGCCAATGTTTCCGTGAATTAAAGAAGTATTAAACCTCATTACAGCCCACCCTTTTTTACAAATATTGTATATGTCCCATCATTGTTATTTATTACTTTCAAAATCTCATGTCCTTCTTCTTTTAAGCTTCTTGGGACATTTTGAATGGGCTCACCCTCGTTCATTCTTATTTCTATGATTTGCCCTACCTCCATATCCTCCATTGTAGCTTTTGCTTTTACAAACGTCATTGGACACACAAGATTAGTAATGTCCAGAAAAACATCAGCCTTGATATCACTCATCAAAATCACTCCCTTTATTTTCTATTGCTTTTTCCAACTCTTTTTTAAATATATCCCATCCCACTCTCTCTAAGGTATTTCTAAACCTTTCGCCTTGCTTGCCATATTTTTTGTAAAACTTGAGTGTAGCTTGAATGACCTTGTGAACATCCTCTTTTGAAAACAGTATTGGCAAAATTTGTTTCGCAAGTGCTACATTGTTCCCAAACATACCACCAAAATAGAGAAGATAGCCAGGCTTGCCTTTCCATGAATTAGTCGGGCACGACTTTACACACCTTCCGCAATAGGTGCACTTGTCTCTATCTATGGTAATCTTTTTGTTCTTCTCATCTATTTGTATTGCTTTTGCTGGACATACAGCCTGGCAAAGCCCACAAAATGTGCAGCTGCTCTCTTCCCACTCAGGTTCTATCGCTCCTTTTATACCTAAATCATTTTCCTCAGCTTTAAGGCAATTATTACCACAACCTGTTATGCCGATTTTAAACTTGTGCGGAAGTTCTTGAGCATAATATCTTTTGTCGCACTCATTGGCAAGCTCTGTTGTGTCTATAATTCCATTTGGGCAAATGCTACTACCTTGGCAAGCAGTAATTGTTCTTACTCTTGGTCCGCATGCACCAGGCTCAAGTCCTGCTTCCGATAGCTCTTTTTTGACTGCCTCTATATCCTGTAACTTAATAAACGGAATCTCTACTCCCTGGCGTGCTGTCAAGTGAACATATCCTTTGCCATATTTGTTTGCAACTTCGTATATTTTTTTGAGCTGACTTGATGTTAACCTTCCACCAACCACTCTTAATCTTAGTGAAAAATGATCTTTTTGGACTTGGCGCATAAACCCCCCTTTTTTCAGTTCATTATAATTTACCTCTTTCACTTGAAATACCCCCTGCTTTTTCAAATGATTTGTATCTCTTCTTCTTCCACATAGCTCTCATATATCCTAAATGATTTTAAAACAGGATTTTTTTCGTCCATGAGCGATAATATAAGATAGCTCAAATCCCTGTCAAAAGCAAGTCTCTTATCCTCTTCAGATGGTCTTGAAGGTGATGTTGGATGGCTATGGAAATTACCAAGTAATACCCATCCGTTTTTTCTCATATCTTTTACAGCTGCAAACTGCTCAAGCGGGTCCATTGAAAAATGCTCTGGGCTTTGGTCAACATTAGTAAGCAAGTAAACCTTTTTGACAATTCTTTTTTCATCTTCAATAACTCCACCCAGAAGTCCGCATGCCTCTATAGGCAAGGAGTTTAAACAATGATTCAAAATCTCCTCATATAATGTTTTTGGCAATATTATCAATTTTTCTTTGTCCCTCCTGTTTTTTAGACATCTATTCTTGCACTCTTCTCGTTAGTTTTTTAAATCACATTGGGGCTGCTCATAGTCAATTAACTCTTTTATTGTTGGATTTTCACCGCACACCTCACAGCTTTCTCTCTTGTTTATCTTTACTTTTCTAAAATCCATCTTAAAAGCATTGTAAATCAGGATATATCCTGTTAGAAGTTCACCAATTCCAAGCAAATATTTAATTGCTTCTGTAGCCTGGATTGTGCCAATTATACCACCCATCACACCTAAAACTCCTGCCTGCTTGCAAGTTGGAACTGCATCAGGTGGCGGTGGGCTTTGAAAGATACATCTAAAGCATGGTCCTTTTTCTGGCACATATGTCATGGTTTGCCCATCAAATCTTATGATACCTGCATGTGAAAATGGCTTTTTTAACATCACACAGGCATCGTTTATCAGAAATTTTGCTGGAAAGTTGTCTGTGCCGTCGATTATAAAATCATAATCTCTGTCCTTGATAATATCTATAATATTGCTTGAATTTACCATTTCACGATAAGTTACTACTACCACATCCGGATTTATTTGGTTTATCTTTTCCTTTGCAGAAAACACCTTTGGCTTGCCTACATCGGGTGTAAAATGTATTATTTGTCTTTGGAGATTGGAAAGTTCAACAGCGTCGAAATCAACAAGTCCAATTGTCCCAACACCGGCAGCTGCCAAAAACATTGCAGCAGGTGAACCAAGTCCCCCGGTCCCAATGATCAAAACCTTAGATTCCAAAAGTTTTTGTTGTCCTTTAGCTCCAACCTCGTTTAGGATGATATGTCTTGAGTATCTTTCAAGTTGGATGTCTGTTAGCTTCATAATAGTCCCCCTCCCATGAAATATAGAAACTCAACCTCATCGCCTTCTTTTACTGTAACCTTATCATATTCACTTCTGGGGATAATTTGGCCGTTGAGTTGCACTGTTACATATTCTTTCATTGAAACATTCAAAGCATCTAACATCTCAAAGATTGTCATCTCTCTTTCAATTTGTACTTCATTTCCATTTGCTTTAATTTTCATTCTTTTCTACCTCCCTCAGGAATTTTTCATGTATTTTTAAGGCCCCATCTAATTCTTATTTGATTTTCTAAGGGGCCAAAAATTGCCTTTTCTATCACAAGCCCAAATACAATCGTTACTATCATCACGCTAATGACTTGACTCATATCTGCAAGGTCTCTTCCAACCATGAGTACTTGCCCCAAACCTTTTGTAGCAAAAAGCATCTCACCTGCCATCAAAGCTCTGAATGCAAATGACCAACCTTGCTTCATGCCTGAGATAACAAATGGAAGGCTTGCAGGAAATATAACATTCAGGTAAAGTCTTAATCCTGTTGCACCCATTGTCTTTGCAGCTTTTATATAAAGTGGATTGACATTTTTAATACCTGACTCAACAGCAAGTGTAATAGAAAAGATAGAACCTATTGCAGTAACAAATATAATTGCTTTTTCTGAAAGACCATACCATAATATAGCAAACGGTAACCAGCATACACTTGGCAGTGTTTGAAAACCAAGAATAAGAGGCCTTAAATTCTTATCTAAAAATTCAGATTTTACAATTGCAAGTCCGACAACAACCCCTATAACAACAGCAATCAAATACCCTATAAGCATTCTCCTCACTGTTGCTATCATTGCCACAGTTAAAGTATTGTCGTTTAAAAGTCTCACAAATGTCTCTATCACTGAGATAGGAGATGGAAAAACATAAGGTTTCCATATCTTAAAAAGCTCAACAAAAATCCTATAGACCAATTCCCAAGCTACTATCAGAGCTATATAAAACAGTGTCCTTTTCAAAACTCCAATCGCTATCGTATTCTGCTTTTGCAATCTTTTCCACCTCATCTTTTAATTCTTTCATAATGGCAGATATCATATAAACTATGTCTGGATTGTCAAGAAGTCGCGGTCTTGCAAGTTTTATTTCAAAAACTTTTTTGATTTTTCCCGGGTTTGAAGACATAACCACCACTTTGTCTGCTAAAAGAACTGCTTCTTCTACGTTATGTGTGACAAATATAATTGTCTTTTTTGTCTCCCACCAAATTCGTTGAAGTTCAAGTAACAATATATTTTTAGTTTGGCTATCAAGCGCTGCAAAAGGCTCATCCATGAGCAAAACTTCAGAATCAAGTGTCAATGCTCTTGCTAAGGCAACTCTTTGTTTCATTCCACCCGATAATTGGTGAACATAAGCGTCTTTAAACTTTGTTAAGTGAACCATTCTTAAGTATTTGAGCGCTTTTTCATACCTTTCTTTCTTAGGGATACCGCATATTTTCATGCCGAATTCAACATTGTCAATGACTTTTAGCCATGGAAATAAAGCAGACTCTTGGAACATTACAATCCTATCTGGTCCGGGTGACAAAATCTCTTTGCCGTTTAAAAAAACCTTTCCCTCAGAGGGTTTTTCAAGTCCTGCAATTATATTCAAAAGTGTAGACTTCCCACATCCAGAGGGACCAAGAATACATATAAATTCCCCTTTTTGTACTTCTAAATTTATTTTTTCTAACACAGTTATTTCTTTGTTTTTTGATAGAAATTTTTTGCTTACATTTTCAACTGCTAACGCCAATTTTTAATACACCTCTTTGTTCTTAATTGTATCTAAAATTTCTGTATTTACTAGCTCTTCTATATTTAGCTTTTCTCTTAAATATCCCAATTCAAAATATGACTTAATTGCTTTTTCTAAGGATTCCCTTTGTATTTCGCTTGTAAGTTTGATATTTTTGAAGGATTCTTTTAGGATGTCCGCCGGCAGCGGTTTAGAAGTTATCTCAGAAATTTGGTTATTTATTATTTCACATGATTTTTCAGGATTTTTTTCAATAAATTCTGTTGCCTCAAGATGTGCTATGAGAAATTTTTCTACAATATCAGAATGCTCTTTTAAAAACTTTGAAGTAGTGATAACTACTGTTGTAGGAATATCTATGTATCGTCTTATTTGGTTACTGTCAAGTACAACATTGCTATTTACTTCTTTTTTTAACCTTGTTCCCCAAGGCTCAGGAACCAGCGCTGCATCTATCTGATTTCTATCAAGCAAAGTTTTAATATCTGGATTTTCAGCCTGAATAATTTCAACATTTCCACCTTTAGTAGTATCTTTAAGTCCAGCTTTACTTAGTAATAACCTTAACACAATATCCTGAGTATTCCCATATTGAGGAACTGCAATTTTCTTCCCTTTTAAGTCACCTAAACTCTTTATATTCAAATTGCGCCTTGAAACCAGCATCATTCCTCCGTTTGCAGCTCCTGCAATAATCTTTATTTCTCCATTTGTCTTTGCAAATCCATTTATCGCAGGTATAGGTCCAATATAGCCTATGTCAACTTCATCTGCCAAAAATGCTTCTATCTCAGCTGGACCTGCATTGAAAACCTTATATTCAACTTTTACATCTTCACCTATTCTCTTTTGGAAAATGCCAAGTTCTTTCCCTACCAATGCTTGGGCATGAGTTATGTTAGGGAAAAATGCAATTCTTACCTTTAGATTTTTGTTTTCTTTTCTTGCATAGCATCCTGAAAGGAGAAATAACAATGCAATTGGCAATAAAATTGATGCAATCACTTTATAATATCTTTTTATTTCCATTTATGTACCTCCCTAATATTAACTATTTGTATCGAAATACTTCAAATTCAGGTTATTTTTTTACCTCTGCTTAAAAAACTAAAGAGCAGAGGCAAATTTTTAACTTCAAACTTATAAATTTCTATCTGTATACTTGGTTATTAAAATTATAATACATGGTAATTTTTATGTCAATAGTTTTTTTAATGTTTTTGAAGACCTCAAACTGCAATATCAATTTTTCTATTGTTCTTCTTTTAACTTCACTTCGTGTACACATCTCTTCTTCTTTGTGGTATTGTATTATTTAAAATAACTTTTAAATTTTTGAACTATGACAGCAATAAAGGAGAGAGCCGTCAATGATATATTTCATCACTGCCTTTTATTCTGAAGCCAAGGCTTTGATAGACTCTTTCGGACTCAAGAAATTATACGAACCATCAAAATTTCAAATTTTTTCTGGCGATGAGATTCTTCTTATAGTGAGCGGAGAGGGAATTTTACAAGCTGCAATAGCCACCACATTTGCTTTGACAAAGTTTGGAGCAAGTGATAGATGTATAGCCTTGAATATTGGAATTTGTGGTGCAAAGGAAAAAAAACTTTCAAAAGGCGATGTCCTGCTGTGCAACAAGATAATAAATCATCACTCAAAAAGGGCATTTTACCCCGACATTCTGATAACTCACCAGATGAAAGAAGTCTGTCTTGAAACTTTTTTATTTCCTGTTAAGAAAGATACCTTTACTGGTGAGATTGAAGGGGATATAGTTGATATGGAAGGAGCAGGATTTTTTGAAGCAGCCTTAAGCTTTTTAGCCCCTCACAATGTCCATTGTATTAAAATTGTTTATGATTTTTTAGAATATGAGAAGATAGAACCACAAGAAGTTACAAATCTTGTAAAACAAAGTATGCCTTTTATAGAAAACTTTATAAATGCCCTTGTTGAGGTGAATCTTGAATTTTGCGCCACTATGGTCGAAGAGGAAAAATTAAGAGAAGTGATTGAAAAGCTTAAAAGTAGTCTGCGTCTTACTACTTCCATGACATATCAACTTGAGAAATTGTTAAAGAGTTATATAATAAGACATGAAAATCTGCCAGAGGATATCTCAGAGTTTTTTAATATAAATGTAAACTCAAAAAAGGAGGGCAAGCAATACTTTGAAAAACTCAAAAAACTCCTTATTAGCTAAACATTTTTCTCATATATACATTGAAAGAGAGATTATTTCCCATCCGATTACAAAAATAATTTTAGATAAATTCCCTAACTCTGTTTTAGTAGAAATAGATAACTACAAAGAAGTTTTCTCAAGACCAAGACAAAATTATAAACTTCAAGAGATTAGTAAAAAACTAATACTTGCTAAAAAGAAGGGTGAATTTCTATACCCTGGTCCTCCTCTGTGCCATGATTTTGGATACAATCATTTTTATTATACCAGTCTCATTTTAAATTGCATCTTCAGCTGTGACTATTGTTTCTTGAAAGGAATGTACTCTTCTGCTAATATAGTAATATTTGTTAACATAGAAGACTATTTTGAAGAGATTGACTCGGTTTTGAAAAGACATCCCTTGTACCTATCAGTGTCTTATGACACTGACATTATGGCATTTGAAAAAATTGTTCCTTTTTGCACCATGTTTATTGAATATGCAACTTCAAGAAAAGATTTGACAATTGAAATCAGGACAAAGACTGCAAACTATGAAGTTCTGCAAAGTCTAAAACCACCCGAGAACGTAATTTTAGCATGGACCTTGTCACCCCAAGAAATTATAGAAGAGTTTGAGCATAAAACTCCAAGTTTGTCTGCAAGGCTTGATGCAATCAAAAAGGCTATTGAAAATGAGTGGAATGTAAGACTTTGTTTTGATCCCCTTCTGTTTACCAATAATTGGAAAGAGATATATTTAAAGTTTATAAATAATGTGTTTGAAGAAATACAGCCCTCTAAAATTACAGATATTTCTGTTGGTGTATTCAGAATTCCAAAAGATTTTCTCAAGAGAATGAAAAAAGTATTCAAAAATGAAATTACTCTATTTCCTTATGAAGAAGAAAATGGTGTTTTTACTTATCCTTTTGAATTAAAAAAAGAGATGATGGACTTCTTCATTTCAAATTTGAGTAAATTTGTTCCCAAATCAAAGATTTTTGTGATATAAAAAATAGCACCCAAAACTAGGGTGCATTTTTTCAAACTTTTATCTTAAAATTAATTATTTTTGATTTATGAGTGGTTTTAAGTAAAAAAGAGCAATCAAAATACCAACAATAGAGAGGATAGCTGTTATATAGAAGTTAAACGTATAGCTCCCAAAAATATCTCTAATCTTTCCAGAGATTAGGTTTCCTAAAATAGCCCCCGCTCCATAGCCAGTAAATAGAATACCATAATTTTTACTATAATGAATTGTTCCAAAAAATTGTGCAGTCGCAGTCGGAGCAATTGAAAGCCAACCACCTAAGCTCAACCACAACAAACTAAAAGTTATCATAAACAAAAGAGTCATTCCCTCTTTTGCAAAAAGCATACCGAACGACGCCAAAAACATTAAAGAAAAATTAAATATTGCCGCAAACCTCGGTGTAATTTTATCTGTGAGCCATCCAAAAAATGGTCGCCCAATTCCATTAAAAATAGCAAAGACAGAAACTGACGCAGCCGCAGCTTCAGCTGATAATTTTATTATTTCCTGCCCAACAGGGCTTGATATTCCAATTGCCATCAACCCACTCAGCGTCCCTATAACAAAGCAAAACCAAAGAGCCCAGAAGGTTTTTGTTTTTACCATCTCAGAAGAAGAATAAGAAAGTTTATCTTTTTTGATCTTAAACCCTTCATCAGTTGTTACTTCTCTAAATGGAAATTTTAATGGAATTGATAATAAAATAATAACAATCAGAAAAACTACTCCTAATATTCTAAATGTTAAAAGAGGACCATACATCTCTATAAGTTTTCTTGCAATAGGTGCTGTAATAAGAGGCGACATGCCAAATCCTAAA harbors:
- a CDS encoding SPL family radical SAM protein, translating into MKNSKNSLLAKHFSHIYIEREIISHPITKIILDKFPNSVLVEIDNYKEVFSRPRQNYKLQEISKKLILAKKKGEFLYPGPPLCHDFGYNHFYYTSLILNCIFSCDYCFLKGMYSSANIVIFVNIEDYFEEIDSVLKRHPLYLSVSYDTDIMAFEKIVPFCTMFIEYATSRKDLTIEIRTKTANYEVLQSLKPPENVILAWTLSPQEIIEEFEHKTPSLSARLDAIKKAIENEWNVRLCFDPLLFTNNWKEIYLKFINNVFEEIQPSKITDISVGVFRIPKDFLKRMKKVFKNEITLFPYEEENGVFTYPFELKKEMMDFFISNLSKFVPKSKIFVI
- a CDS encoding OFA family MFS transporter; this encodes MTKNHPGNFVTNKSRYVYILLGLIINLCLGSVYSWSVFRKPLEQLFKLSATESSLPYMIFLVFYAILMPLTGRVLDKFGPRMVSILGGILVGIGWILAGFSNGLIYLILGYGIIAGTGVGIAYGVPIAVSVKWFEDKRGFAVGLTVLGFGMSPLITAPIARKLIEMYGPLLTFRILGVVFLIVIILLSIPLKFPFREVTTDEGFKIKKDKLSYSSSEMVKTKTFWALWFCFVIGTLSGLMAIGISSPVGQEIIKLSAEAAAASVSVFAIFNGIGRPFFGWLTDKITPRFAAIFNFSLMFLASFGMLFAKEGMTLLFMITFSLLWLSLGGWLSIAPTATAQFFGTIHYSKNYGILFTGYGAGAILGNLISGKIRDIFGSYTFNFYITAILSIVGILIALFYLKPLINQK